The Lepeophtheirus salmonis chromosome 1, UVic_Lsal_1.4, whole genome shotgun sequence genome has a segment encoding these proteins:
- the LOC121131783 gene encoding uncharacterized protein has translation MTVDVLFAIRGLLSFISFTEFTTAGRAIFSLPGIENGGYIDSKLFSGVELSIKAEKTLGHLYGIYSILNGLIIIYSAIYSHYKPVVTLAAASLFVKILFLSTEAFIFGSIVPDQNLIFPLISSFVALGATLALPFIIGGGGEGGLFWSSEENEDILRTMKFSKGATGGHKRKIR, from the coding sequence ATGACAGTCGACGTTCTCTTTGCAATTCGCGGTCTTCTTTCCTTCATTTCCTTCACTGAATTCACCACAGCTGGACGTGCCATATTCTCGCTTCCTGGGATTGAAAACGGAGGCTACATTGATTCAAAACTATTTAGTGGAGTAGAGCTAAGTATAAAGGCGGAAAAGACTCTAGGGCATTTGTATGGGATCTACTCGATACTCAATGGACTGATTATAATCTATTCAGCAATTTATTCACACTATAAACCCGTAGTTACCTTAGCTGCTGCATCTTTATTTGTCAAGATATTATTTCTATCCACGGAAGCATTTATTTTTGGATCTATTGTCCCTGATCAAAATCTCATATTCCCTCTCATTTCCTCCTTCGTAGCCCTTGGAGCTACCTTAGCTTTACCCTTTATAATCGGAGGTGGTGGAGAAGGAGGTTTGTTTTGGTCTTCTGAGGAGAATGAAGACATCCTACGAACCATGAAGTTCTCTAAAGGTGCTACGGGTGGCCACAAACGTAAAATAAGGTGA
- the Coq3 gene encoding ubiquinone biosynthesis O-methyltransferase, mitochondrial — translation MIPRSLLTRRLMSSTVNPKEVEKFRSMDWWGPKCAPLKSMNRLRVPWIVENSGGFRPGVTRILDVGCGGGILSEPLARLQGLVTGLDVVQENIHSASSRLNPQMKKNLTYVHSSIEDFALKTDPKFDIVVASEVIEHVENPSIFISHCASLLKESGSLYISTINRTPQSWLGAIVAAEYMCGLLPRGTHDWNKFLKPKEVEDALTKAGLRVQSVQGMMYIPYWNKWRWISDTSINYGIHAIKESSSEVNL, via the exons ATGATTCCGAGATCTCTACTTACTCGTCGTTTGATGTCTTCTACAGTGAATCCAAAGGAAGTTGAGAAATTCCGCTCCATGGATTGGTGGGGTCCTAAATGTGCTCCCCTGAAATCCATGAATCGGCTTCGTGTTCCATGGATTGTTGAGAACTCAGGGGGATTTCGCCCTGGCGTGACACGAATACTAGATGTTGGATGTGGAGGAGGCATACTTTCTGAGCCTTTAGCTCGGCTTCAGGGACTAGTCACGGGTTTAGATGTTGTTCAGGAAAACATTCATTCAGCTTCATCACGATTAAATCCCCAGATGAAGAAGAATCTCACATATGTTCACTCATCCATTGAGGACTTTGCACTAAA AACAGATCCAAAGTTTGACATAGTAGTGGCGTCAGAAGTGATTGAACACGTGGAGAATCCCTCCATATTTATTTCACATTGCGCCTCACTCCTTAAAGAGTCTGGATCTCTTTATATATCTACAATCAATCGTACTCCTCAGTCATGGCTTGGAGCCATCGTAGCTGCTGAATATATGTGCGGACTATTACCAAGGGGAACGCATGACTGGAATAAATTTCTTAAACCAAAAGAAGTTGAGGATGCTCTTACAAAAGCAGGTCTAAGGGTTCAATCCGTTCAGGGAATGATGTATATTCCATATTGGAACAAGTGGAGATGGATCTCTGATACGTCTATCAACTATGGCATTCATGCTATAAAGGAAAGCTCATCTGAAGTGaatctttaa
- the LOC121131786 gene encoding adenylate cyclase CyaB gives MKINIEIKARLPTTDLAAFRAKVEALGPDGPVSIIKQEDTFFNAPNARLKLRVIDEKESQLISYKRSDQYGPKGSVYEKVPVIEPQSLKRALEMSHGIKGTVSKTRYLYVIGQTRVHCDAVKGLGDFMELEVVLNEGQSLEEGDVIAKKLMKDLEIKDEHLVKGAYLDLLILKS, from the coding sequence atgaaaataaacattgaaataaaggcTCGCTTGCCTACAACTGATTTAGCTGCATTTCGTGCTAAAGTAGAAGCCCTCGGACCTGATGGGCCTGTAAGCATCATTAAACAAgaggatacattttttaacgCTCCAAATGCTCGGCTCAAACTGCGTGTAATTGATGAAAAAGAGTCTCAGCTTATTTCGTATAAAAGGTCTGATCAGTATGGTCCAAAAGGATCTGTATATGAAAAAGTGCCAGTGATTGAGCCTCAAAGTTTAAAGAGAGCTTTGGAAATGTCACATGGAATTAAAGGAACTGTCTCCAAAACTCGATATTTGTATGTGATAGGACAGACACGTGTGCATTGTGATGCAGTCAAAGGTTTGGGCGATTTCATGGAACTGGAGGTTGTATTGAATGAAGGTCAAAGTCTTGAGGAAGGAGATGTAATTGCGAAAAAGCTTATGAAAGATCTTGAAATTAAAGATGAGCATTTGGTGAAAGGGGCTTATCTAGATCTTCTTATACTCAAGTCTTGA
- the LOC121131784 gene encoding uncharacterized protein, producing the protein MFCYCPGCNSNTKSGKKGKTDPDDGNEDKRRLSFHSLPKDEDLREKWLRLIPRENWKPSKYAKICNKHFEDSCFETETCDKNIYRKKTISKLRRRKLKPYALPTQFPGFSSDYAESIIGHNAELPSLPSVRSANEENQVHKDKVRSLKDLEEKLDRLSHPENIQEKWENNQVVFYSVLVVDHYPKISFSLTIDEDLKYFMKIGKLPTPSKEVAHICSTCKINRASDVKNILFYLSNFTRVEESSSTLEHTVDLLENLSEKSNHLKFIKEQLALHSKPICARRYSFHTLNAAMVWQATSPALYKQLVGSELIILPSEKHLKRLTSKVEVWA; encoded by the exons ATGTTTTGCTATTGTCCAGGCTgcaattcaaatacaaaatctggaaaaaaaggaaaaacagatCCTGATGACGGTAATGAGGACAAAAGAAGACTATCTTTTCATTCTCTTCCCAAAGATGAAGATCTCCGCGAAAAATGGTTGAGATTAATACCGCGGGAAAATTGGAAACCTAGCAAATATGCTAAAATTTGTAACAAACATTTCGAAGATTCTTGCTTTGAGACAGAAACTTGCGACAAAAATATCTACAGAAAAAAgactatttcaaaattaaggCGTAGAAAATTGAAGCCTTATGCCCTTCCAACGCAATTTCCGGGGTTTTCTTCAGATTATGCTGAAAGTATCATTGGTCATAATGCTGAATTGCCTTCTCTTCCTTCTGTCAG atctgcaaatgaagaaaatcaagTTCACAAGGACAAAGTGAGAAGTTTAAAAGATCTGGAGGAAAAACTTGATCGATTGAGTCATcctgaaaatattcaagaaaaatgggAGAACAATCAAGTCGTTTTTTACAGTGTTTTAGTCGTAGATCATTATCCTAAGATATCCTTCAGTTTGACTATTGATGAAGATTTAAAGTATTTCATGAAAATAGGAAAGCTACCTACACCTTCAAAGGAAGTGGCTCACATTTGTTCAACTTGTAAAATTAATCGAGCTTCtgatgtgaaaaatattttattttatttgagtaattttacTCGAGTAGAAGAGTCATCTTCAACGCTTGAGCACACAGTTGATCTATTGGAGAATCTCAGTGAAAAGAGTAATCATCTTAAATTTATCAAAGAGCAGTTAGCCCTTCATTCAAAACCTATATGTGCTAGGCGATATTCATTTCATACTCTAAATGCAGCCATGGTATGGCAGGCTACTAGTCCTGCTTTGTATAAACAGCTCGTTGGATCGGAATTAATTATTCTACCTAGTGAAAAACACTTAAAACGATTAACTAGCAAAGTGGAAGTATGGGCATGA